Proteins co-encoded in one Corynebacterium lujinxingii genomic window:
- the aroC gene encoding chorismate synthase: MLRWTTAGESHGQGLMALVEGMPSGVPVLKEDIAHQLARRRLGYGRGARMKFEADELTLLTGVVHGVSIGSPIAIQIGNTEWPKWTTIMSAEPVDEKDPAVAKELASGRGAALTRPRPGHADFAGMLKYGFDSARPVLERSSARETAARVAAGTVARSFLREVLGVEVLSHVVSIGESAPYEGPAPSFDDIDAIDTSPVRAFDKDAEADMVSCIEAAKKDGDTLGGIVEVIVDGLPIGLGAHVSGERRLDAQLAGALMSIQSVKGVEVGDGFEEARRRGSHAHDEMERTADGVRRLTNRAGGLEGGMTNGEQLRVRAALKPISTVPRALKTVDMSSGDAATGIHQRSDVCAVPAGGVVAEAMVALVLAQAVAEKFGGDTIEEVKRNVAAYKDYVAQRLDFTRGEDADD, encoded by the coding sequence ATGCTTCGTTGGACAACTGCCGGGGAATCGCACGGCCAGGGGCTGATGGCACTCGTGGAGGGCATGCCTTCCGGGGTGCCGGTGCTGAAGGAAGACATTGCTCATCAGTTGGCGCGCCGCCGTCTCGGGTACGGCCGCGGTGCCCGCATGAAGTTCGAGGCCGACGAGCTCACGTTGCTGACGGGTGTTGTACACGGTGTGTCGATCGGCAGTCCGATCGCAATCCAAATCGGCAACACGGAGTGGCCGAAGTGGACCACGATTATGTCCGCCGAACCGGTCGACGAAAAAGACCCTGCTGTGGCCAAAGAGCTGGCCTCGGGCCGTGGTGCCGCGTTGACCCGTCCTCGCCCGGGGCATGCGGATTTTGCCGGCATGTTGAAGTACGGCTTCGACTCGGCGCGGCCTGTGTTGGAGCGCTCGTCGGCACGCGAGACTGCGGCGCGCGTGGCCGCTGGAACGGTGGCACGCAGCTTCCTACGTGAGGTGCTCGGGGTCGAAGTGCTCTCGCACGTGGTCTCCATCGGGGAGTCTGCCCCTTACGAGGGCCCGGCACCGAGTTTCGACGATATTGATGCCATCGACACCTCTCCGGTGCGGGCGTTTGACAAGGACGCCGAAGCCGACATGGTCTCGTGCATCGAAGCCGCGAAGAAAGACGGCGACACCCTCGGCGGCATTGTCGAGGTGATCGTGGACGGGCTGCCGATCGGGCTCGGTGCGCATGTTTCTGGCGAGCGTCGTCTCGATGCGCAGTTGGCGGGTGCGCTGATGAGCATCCAGTCGGTCAAGGGCGTGGAAGTTGGCGACGGTTTCGAGGAAGCACGTCGCCGCGGCTCGCACGCGCACGACGAGATGGAACGCACCGCCGACGGCGTCCGCCGACTCACCAACCGCGCGGGCGGTCTCGAAGGCGGGATGACTAACGGCGAGCAGCTCCGCGTGCGTGCGGCGTTGAAGCCGATCTCGACGGTGCCGCGTGCGCTAAAGACTGTGGATATGTCGTCCGGCGATGCTGCGACCGGTATTCACCAGCGTTCCGACGTTTGCGCGGTGCCCGCCGGCGGTGTTGTCGCAGAGGCAATGGTCGCGCTCGTGCTCGCACAAGCGGTGGCGGAGAAATTTGGGGGAGACACGATCGAGGAAGTCAAGCGCAATGTGGCGGCGTACAAGGATTACGTTGCACAGCGGCTCGACTTCACCCGCGGAGAGGACGCAGATGACTAG
- a CDS encoding prepilin peptidase: MGIGGFLGVSVAVSWSLTLCWFDVTRRRLPNALTVPPALAGVVATLVALAVGQPQIVGALLWPGIYLASGRGIGGGDIKLAVPLGVVCAAVGGLPAVLLAIGLSGLVTGCFAAVSGSRTMPHGPSMLAAAWGAGMYFGV; this comes from the coding sequence ATGGGGATCGGGGGATTTCTCGGGGTAAGCGTTGCCGTTAGTTGGTCGCTCACGCTGTGCTGGTTTGACGTGACGCGGCGCAGGCTGCCGAATGCGTTGACGGTGCCGCCGGCGCTGGCGGGGGTCGTCGCAACGCTTGTCGCTCTAGCAGTCGGGCAGCCACAGATCGTCGGCGCGCTGTTGTGGCCGGGAATCTATCTCGCGTCCGGCCGGGGCATCGGCGGGGGAGACATCAAGTTGGCTGTGCCGCTGGGGGTGGTGTGCGCCGCGGTTGGCGGGCTTCCGGCTGTGCTGCTCGCGATAGGGTTATCTGGCCTGGTTACCGGGTGTTTCGCAGCAGTGTCGGGGAGCCGCACGATGCCCCACGGGCCGTCGATGTTGGCGGCGGCGTGGGGCGCAGGGATGTATTTCGGGGTATAA
- a CDS encoding shikimate dehydrogenase, protein MAITHRAAVLGSPIEHSLSPVLHTAGFEAAGLEGWEYSRMLCTADELPGLVRGANPSFHGFSVTMPCKFAALEFADEVTDRAREIGSANTLTRIDDTRWRADNTDCEGVVAALNELLGQATPRRAVVVGAGGTARAVMWALRSVGCTDVTLVNRSDRSAEYADLSRGMNLRFVGFDAGLADLTSATDVVVSTVPAGVADQYAAELAHAPVFDVIYEPWPSAIATHAAANGYPTVGGLSMLAGQAYAQFEQFTGVDAPRDAMRHALLEHRRA, encoded by the coding sequence ATGGCGATCACGCACCGCGCTGCGGTTCTCGGCTCGCCGATCGAACATTCCCTGTCCCCGGTGCTGCATACCGCCGGCTTCGAGGCCGCCGGGCTCGAGGGCTGGGAGTACTCGCGGATGCTGTGCACCGCCGACGAGCTTCCTGGGCTCGTGCGCGGCGCAAATCCGTCGTTTCACGGCTTTTCAGTGACCATGCCGTGTAAGTTTGCGGCTCTCGAGTTCGCTGATGAGGTCACCGACCGCGCGCGCGAGATCGGCTCCGCGAATACGTTGACGCGTATCGACGACACCCGCTGGCGCGCCGACAACACCGACTGCGAGGGCGTGGTCGCAGCGCTGAACGAACTGCTGGGACAGGCCACGCCGCGCCGTGCGGTCGTAGTCGGAGCGGGCGGCACCGCACGCGCGGTGATGTGGGCGCTTCGCTCGGTGGGGTGCACCGATGTCACACTGGTCAACCGGTCGGACCGTTCTGCGGAATACGCCGACCTTTCACGCGGAATGAACCTTCGGTTCGTGGGCTTCGATGCTGGTCTTGCGGACCTCACCTCCGCGACGGACGTGGTTGTCTCGACAGTGCCGGCAGGTGTGGCGGACCAGTACGCGGCGGAGTTGGCGCACGCGCCGGTGTTCGACGTGATTTACGAGCCTTGGCCGAGCGCGATTGCGACTCACGCTGCGGCGAACGGATATCCGACCGTGGGTGGGCTGTCGATGCTTGCGGGCCAGGCGTATGCTCAGTTTGAGCAGTTCACCGGCGTTGACGCGCCCCGGGACGCGATGCGCCATGCATTGCTGGAGCACCGCAGGGCGTAA
- a CDS encoding endolytic transglycosylase MltG, producing the protein MSTREAARRRTRGTAVLVASILLIIGLVAWIAVARNLSGSKDFAGTGNGEEQVVQIPEGSSLSVLGPELEERGIVGSDGAFQTAAANNPDSDNIQPGFYRLEGEMSANSAVEALLDPEKRITPLQVYGGATLMDINVLGGQTRHGIFSMIQAVTCGDQPGGDCVNVEKLHNAAANADPAELGVPEWARETVAARAGDAKRLEGLIAPGEYIIDPQASAEDILQDLVTRSAKQYDSTDIVNRAQAIGLSPYELLTAASLVEREAPAGEFDKVARVILNRLDEPMRLEFDSTVNYGLPSVEVATTDEDRKRVTPWNTYAMDGLPQTPISSPSIEAIDAMEHPAEGNWLFFVTVDKDGTTVFNDTFEQHLNDTQRAVDSGILDSQR; encoded by the coding sequence GTGTCCACCCGAGAAGCCGCACGCCGGCGTACCCGAGGCACCGCGGTGCTGGTTGCATCCATCCTGCTCATCATCGGCCTCGTCGCCTGGATTGCGGTCGCACGCAACCTTTCCGGATCGAAGGACTTTGCCGGCACGGGCAACGGCGAGGAACAGGTCGTGCAGATCCCGGAGGGGTCGAGTCTGTCAGTGTTGGGCCCGGAGCTTGAGGAGCGTGGCATCGTCGGCAGTGACGGAGCGTTCCAGACAGCGGCCGCAAACAACCCGGATTCGGACAATATCCAGCCCGGGTTTTACCGCCTGGAAGGCGAGATGAGCGCCAACTCTGCCGTGGAAGCGCTGCTCGACCCTGAAAAACGCATCACCCCGTTGCAGGTGTACGGCGGTGCCACGTTGATGGACATCAACGTGCTTGGCGGCCAGACCCGCCACGGTATCTTCTCCATGATCCAGGCGGTGACCTGCGGTGACCAGCCGGGCGGCGACTGCGTTAATGTGGAGAAGCTGCACAACGCCGCGGCGAACGCGGATCCGGCGGAGCTCGGTGTGCCGGAGTGGGCGCGGGAAACGGTTGCGGCCCGCGCTGGCGACGCGAAGCGGCTTGAGGGCTTGATCGCTCCGGGCGAGTACATCATTGACCCGCAGGCCAGCGCGGAAGACATCCTGCAGGACCTGGTGACCCGTTCTGCGAAGCAGTACGACTCGACGGATATCGTCAACCGCGCACAGGCGATCGGGTTGTCGCCCTACGAGTTGCTCACGGCTGCGTCCCTGGTTGAGCGTGAGGCGCCGGCGGGTGAATTCGACAAGGTCGCCCGCGTCATCCTGAACCGTTTGGACGAGCCGATGCGCCTCGAGTTCGACTCGACTGTCAACTACGGCCTGCCGAGCGTTGAGGTTGCCACCACAGATGAGGACCGAAAGCGTGTCACCCCGTGGAACACCTACGCGATGGACGGACTGCCGCAAACCCCGATCTCGTCCCCGTCGATCGAAGCCATCGATGCGATGGAGCACCCGGCCGAGGGCAACTGGTTGTTCTTCGTCACGGTGGATAAGGATGGCACGACCGTGTTCAACGACACCTTCGAGCAGCACCTGAACGACACGCAGCGTGCCGTCGACTCCGGCATCCTGGACTCGCAGCGCTAG
- the ruvX gene encoding Holliday junction resolvase RuvX — protein sequence MKVQPDTPGVDDPGEGRRIGIDVGTVRIGVARSDREARLATPVETIKRVTGFKDRDGQDIERMLQLIAENEAVEVVVGLPRDLRGNGSKSVKHAKEIAFRIRRRSDVPVRMADERLTTVAAAQSLRMSGVSEKAGRSVIDQAAAVEILQSWLDGRLNYLKEN from the coding sequence ATGAAGGTGCAGCCCGATACCCCCGGGGTCGACGATCCCGGCGAGGGCCGCCGCATCGGTATCGATGTCGGCACGGTGCGCATCGGTGTCGCCCGCTCTGACCGGGAAGCCCGCCTGGCAACACCGGTTGAAACGATCAAACGGGTCACCGGCTTTAAGGACCGCGATGGGCAGGACATCGAACGGATGCTCCAGCTCATCGCGGAGAATGAAGCAGTTGAAGTTGTTGTGGGGCTGCCTCGTGATTTGCGGGGCAACGGCTCGAAAAGTGTCAAGCACGCGAAGGAGATAGCCTTCCGCATCCGCCGGCGCAGCGATGTGCCGGTGCGCATGGCGGATGAGCGGCTTACAACGGTGGCCGCGGCGCAGTCGCTGCGTATGTCCGGTGTGAGCGAGAAGGCTGGGCGATCCGTGATTGACCAAGCGGCTGCTGTGGAGATTTTGCAATCCTGGCTTGACGGCCGACTGAACTACCTCAAGGAGAACTAA
- the alaS gene encoding alanine--tRNA ligase, with amino-acid sequence MQTHEIRERFTNHFVETGHTPVPSASLILDDPTLLFVNAGMVPFKPYFLGDQTPDFKNGTATSIQKCVRTLDIEEVGITTRHNTFFQMAGNFSFGQYFKEGAITHAWTLLTGAVEDGGYGLDPERLWVTVYLDDDEAASIWRDKIGVPEERIQRMGMEDNFWSMGIPGPCGPCSEIYYDRGPEYGKEGGPIADDNRYMEIWNLVFMESVRGEGDKKGNFEIVGELPQKNIDTGLGIERVACLLQGVDNVYETDLLRPVIDAAVELTGAKYDDGNQDNDVRFRVIADHARTGMMIILDGVTPSNEGRGYILRRLLRRIIRSARLLGATAPVMETFMNTIMDTMTPSFPEIADNRERILRVAVAEERAFSKTLESGTTRFDEAANAIKSSGAAVLPGEQAFELHDTYGFPIDLTVEMAREAGLDVDMDAFNAAMQEQRDRAKADNKAKKHRNLDESLYREWVDNNPTEFVGYDQLSHDGTVIGLVRDGEKVGEVSQGDEVEVILDVTPMYAEAGGQMADRGRILMGDTILNVNDVQRVGKKLWLHKATVQNGGLDLGSTVTTEVDGAWRHGARQAHSATHLIHAAIRQVLGPTAVQAGSLNKPGYLRFDFNYTDALSDAQLEEIATITNQAVDADFAVNTIETSLDKAKAMGAMALFGENYGDTVRVVEIGGPFSIELCGGTHVDHASQIGPVAVLGESSVGSGARRIEAYSGMDSFKFLSKEAALASGLAAELKAPTEELPDRIAQLTERLRAAEKEIENLHRQQLLASTADLAGQAETVGEHRLVAKQLPEGINTGDLRTIVSDLRGKMQAEDALIVLTSTVGGKVSLAVAATKPAVESGIKAGDVVKVLGEYVEGKGGGKPDLAQGSGANPEGIPAGLHAVRDWLEQR; translated from the coding sequence GTGCAGACCCATGAGATCCGAGAGCGGTTCACCAACCACTTCGTCGAAACCGGCCACACCCCGGTGCCGAGCGCCTCGCTGATTCTCGACGACCCGACGCTGTTGTTCGTCAACGCGGGCATGGTGCCGTTCAAGCCGTACTTTTTGGGTGATCAGACCCCGGACTTTAAAAACGGCACCGCGACGTCGATTCAGAAGTGTGTGCGCACCCTCGATATCGAGGAAGTGGGTATCACCACCCGCCACAACACCTTCTTCCAGATGGCTGGCAACTTCTCGTTCGGCCAGTACTTTAAGGAAGGGGCGATCACGCACGCGTGGACGCTGCTGACCGGCGCGGTCGAAGACGGCGGCTACGGTCTCGACCCGGAGCGTCTCTGGGTGACGGTCTACCTTGACGACGACGAGGCCGCGTCGATCTGGCGCGACAAGATCGGTGTGCCAGAAGAGCGTATTCAGCGCATGGGTATGGAGGACAACTTCTGGTCGATGGGTATCCCGGGCCCGTGTGGCCCGTGCTCCGAGATCTACTACGACCGTGGCCCGGAGTACGGCAAAGAGGGCGGTCCGATTGCCGACGACAACCGCTACATGGAGATCTGGAACCTCGTGTTCATGGAGTCCGTGCGCGGGGAAGGCGACAAGAAGGGCAACTTCGAGATCGTCGGCGAGCTGCCCCAGAAGAACATCGATACCGGCCTCGGCATCGAGCGCGTCGCCTGCTTGCTGCAGGGCGTGGACAACGTGTACGAGACCGATCTGCTGCGCCCGGTTATTGACGCGGCTGTCGAGTTGACCGGTGCGAAGTACGACGACGGCAACCAGGACAACGACGTTCGGTTCCGCGTGATTGCGGACCACGCACGTACCGGCATGATGATCATCCTCGACGGTGTCACGCCGTCGAATGAGGGCCGTGGATACATTCTGCGTCGTCTGCTGCGCCGTATCATCCGTTCTGCCCGTCTGTTGGGTGCGACTGCTCCGGTGATGGAGACGTTCATGAACACGATCATGGACACCATGACGCCGTCGTTCCCGGAGATCGCCGACAACCGTGAACGCATCCTGCGCGTCGCCGTTGCCGAGGAGCGCGCATTTTCCAAGACGTTGGAATCTGGCACGACGCGTTTCGACGAAGCCGCCAACGCCATCAAGAGCTCCGGTGCCGCCGTGCTGCCGGGCGAGCAGGCATTCGAGCTGCACGACACTTACGGCTTCCCGATCGATCTGACTGTGGAGATGGCCCGCGAGGCAGGTCTGGACGTGGACATGGATGCCTTCAACGCCGCGATGCAGGAGCAGCGCGATCGTGCCAAGGCGGATAATAAAGCGAAGAAGCACCGCAATCTGGACGAGTCGCTGTACCGAGAGTGGGTCGACAACAACCCCACTGAATTCGTCGGCTACGACCAGTTAAGCCATGACGGCACCGTCATCGGTCTGGTTCGCGATGGCGAAAAGGTCGGCGAGGTCAGCCAGGGCGACGAGGTCGAGGTCATCTTGGATGTCACCCCGATGTACGCCGAGGCGGGCGGCCAGATGGCTGACCGCGGCCGCATCCTCATGGGCGACACTATTTTGAACGTTAACGACGTCCAGCGCGTGGGCAAGAAGCTCTGGCTGCACAAGGCCACGGTGCAAAACGGCGGGTTGGATTTGGGATCCACCGTGACCACCGAGGTCGACGGCGCCTGGCGCCACGGCGCCCGCCAGGCGCACTCGGCAACCCACCTCATCCACGCGGCGATTCGGCAGGTGCTGGGCCCGACCGCAGTCCAGGCGGGTTCCTTGAACAAGCCGGGTTACCTGCGTTTCGACTTCAACTACACCGACGCGCTCTCCGACGCGCAGCTCGAGGAAATCGCCACCATCACCAACCAGGCCGTCGATGCCGACTTCGCGGTCAACACCATCGAGACGTCGCTGGACAAGGCGAAGGCGATGGGCGCGATGGCCCTGTTCGGCGAGAACTACGGCGACACGGTCCGGGTGGTGGAGATCGGCGGCCCGTTCTCTATCGAGCTCTGCGGCGGTACCCACGTCGATCACGCATCCCAGATCGGGCCGGTGGCTGTGCTGGGTGAGTCCTCCGTCGGCTCCGGTGCCCGCCGCATTGAGGCGTACTCCGGCATGGACTCGTTTAAGTTCCTGTCCAAGGAGGCGGCCCTGGCGTCGGGGCTGGCGGCCGAGCTGAAGGCTCCGACCGAGGAGCTGCCGGACCGTATCGCGCAGCTGACCGAACGTCTGCGTGCGGCGGAGAAGGAGATTGAAAACCTGCACCGCCAGCAGCTGCTCGCCTCCACTGCGGATCTGGCCGGCCAGGCGGAGACTGTCGGGGAGCACCGTCTCGTCGCAAAGCAATTGCCCGAGGGCATTAACACCGGCGATCTGCGCACGATTGTCAGCGATCTGCGCGGCAAGATGCAGGCAGAGGATGCGCTGATCGTTTTGACTTCCACGGTCGGAGGCAAGGTCTCGCTCGCTGTCGCGGCGACGAAGCCGGCAGTGGAGTCCGGGATTAAGGCCGGTGACGTGGTCAAGGTTCTCGGCGAGTACGTCGAGGGCAAGGGCGGCGGCAAGCCGGATCTTGCGCAGGGTTCCGGCGCGAACCCGGAGGGCATTCCGGCCGGGTTGCACGCCGTGCGCGACTGGTTGGAGCAGCGCTAG